A single window of Halomicrobium zhouii DNA harbors:
- a CDS encoding sulfatase-like hydrolase/transferase, whose amino-acid sequence MADPARPNVVWLAMEDTSPRLGCYGDDVARTPNVDDLAAEGRRYPNAFSTAPVCAPSRSAVFTGCHQNAIGTHHMRTTHTNDAAPELPTPYDAVPPHYVTGIPEYFRRAGYYCTLDAKTDYQFGAPFTMWDRQHEATRSRSRDDGPGAGPGWWDDARDPDQPFFAVFTNGVTHESGMWDPTGPGADDQFGGAVEHPETDPDAVDVPPYLPDTETTRTAIARQYDNVARSDEWVGEILDRLDADGHAEDTIVVLWSDHGEGLPRAKRWPYDSGTNVPLVVRWPGEVDDGDVDDRLVSLVDLGPTTLSACGLDVPRYCDGRAFFAAGNDGTAPERQYVVSTRDRYDESYDMVRSIRGERYRYVRHYRPGRPYRQWIPYRNRHPVMQELLDRDAAGDLTGAQSWFGEDRPAEELYDLANDPHETENLVGDPAHADALGRLRDALDEWREDVDDVGDVAESQMVHERYEGGDQPTTATPRFVPNVPGNRERDVIDGVVELDGPATLSLYCATQGASVGYVVDDGEDSEVQWDLYTGPIRLSEGETTIRAKAIRYGYEESEVNEVTVHVSK is encoded by the coding sequence ATGGCTGACCCGGCCCGTCCGAACGTCGTCTGGCTCGCGATGGAGGACACCTCGCCCCGCCTGGGTTGCTACGGCGACGACGTGGCCCGGACGCCGAACGTCGACGATCTCGCCGCCGAGGGTCGGCGCTACCCCAACGCCTTCTCGACGGCGCCAGTGTGTGCCCCGAGTCGCTCCGCCGTGTTCACGGGCTGCCACCAGAACGCAATCGGCACCCACCACATGCGGACGACCCACACCAACGACGCCGCGCCGGAGCTGCCGACGCCGTACGACGCCGTCCCGCCCCACTACGTCACCGGGATTCCCGAGTACTTTCGCCGGGCGGGCTACTACTGCACCCTCGACGCGAAGACCGACTACCAGTTCGGCGCACCGTTCACGATGTGGGACCGCCAGCACGAGGCGACGCGCTCGCGTTCGCGCGACGACGGCCCCGGCGCGGGTCCGGGCTGGTGGGACGACGCCCGCGACCCGGACCAGCCCTTCTTCGCCGTCTTCACGAACGGCGTCACCCACGAGAGCGGGATGTGGGACCCGACCGGACCCGGCGCCGACGACCAGTTCGGCGGCGCGGTCGAGCATCCCGAGACGGACCCCGACGCAGTCGACGTGCCACCGTACCTCCCCGACACCGAGACGACCCGAACCGCCATCGCCCGCCAGTACGACAACGTCGCCCGTTCCGACGAGTGGGTCGGCGAGATTCTCGACCGCCTGGACGCCGACGGCCACGCCGAGGACACCATCGTCGTGCTCTGGAGCGACCACGGCGAGGGACTGCCCCGTGCCAAGCGCTGGCCCTACGACTCGGGGACGAACGTCCCACTGGTCGTCCGCTGGCCCGGCGAGGTCGACGACGGTGACGTCGACGACCGCCTGGTGAGTCTCGTCGACCTCGGCCCGACGACGCTCTCTGCGTGTGGGCTCGACGTGCCCCGGTACTGCGACGGCCGAGCCTTCTTCGCGGCCGGCAACGACGGTACCGCGCCGGAACGCCAGTACGTCGTCTCGACCCGGGACCGCTACGACGAATCGTACGACATGGTCCGATCGATCCGCGGCGAACGCTACCGGTACGTCCGCCACTATCGCCCCGGCCGGCCCTACCGCCAGTGGATCCCCTACCGGAATCGCCACCCGGTGATGCAAGAGCTACTGGACCGGGACGCCGCGGGCGACCTGACGGGCGCTCAGTCCTGGTTCGGGGAAGATCGGCCCGCCGAGGAGCTGTACGACCTGGCGAACGACCCCCACGAGACGGAGAACCTCGTCGGCGACCCCGCTCACGCCGACGCCCTCGGCAGGCTCCGCGACGCCCTCGACGAGTGGCGAGAAGACGTTGACGACGTGGGCGACGTCGCCGAATCGCAGATGGTCCACGAGCGATACGAGGGCGGCGACCAGCCGACGACCGCGACGCCCCGGTTCGTCCCGAATGTGCCCGGAAACCGGGAGCGAGATGTGATCGACGGCGTGGTGGAGCTGGACGGGCCCGCGACGCTCTCGCTGTACTGCGCGACCCAGGGCGCTTCTGTTGGATACGTCGTGGACGACGGTGAGGATAGCGAGGTCCAGTGGGACCTGTACACCGGCCCGATTCGGCTTTCGGAGGGCGAGACGACCATCCGTGCGAAAGCCATCCGCTACGGCTACGAGGAAAGTGAAGTGAACGAGGTGACGGTGCACGTTTCGAAGTAG
- a CDS encoding formylglycine-generating enzyme family protein, with translation MAEDERDCCAPSNEAIGASADAGTTTAEPHRTSPTATDDDRTKGMVRLDGATFRMGTDEDVGYPEDGEGPERAVTVDAFYIDKYAVTNAQFLQFVKETDYTTDAERYGWSFVFHEFVADESAVRQRVPGTEWWCVVAGANWFRPRGPESSVVEDGLLKHPVTHVSWRDAQAYADWAGKRLPTEAEWEYAARGGHDDRRFPWGDELEPGGEHRCNVWQGDFPDHNTGEDGFLGTAPVDAFEPNDFGLSNVCGNVWEWCADWFSPDYHTTDGYDPDNPTGPPDGDERVMRGGSYLCHESWCNRYRLAARSKNEPDASTGNVGFRCVVDAA, from the coding sequence ATGGCAGAGGACGAGCGGGACTGCTGTGCGCCGTCGAACGAGGCGATCGGCGCGTCGGCGGACGCCGGCACGACTACCGCCGAACCACATAGAACGTCGCCCACAGCCACAGACGACGACCGAACGAAGGGGATGGTCAGGCTCGACGGCGCCACGTTCCGCATGGGCACCGACGAGGACGTCGGCTACCCGGAGGACGGCGAGGGACCCGAGCGCGCCGTCACCGTCGACGCGTTCTATATCGACAAGTACGCCGTCACCAACGCCCAGTTTCTCCAGTTCGTCAAGGAGACGGACTACACCACCGACGCGGAGCGGTACGGCTGGTCGTTCGTCTTCCACGAGTTCGTCGCCGACGAGAGCGCCGTCCGCCAGCGGGTCCCGGGGACGGAGTGGTGGTGCGTCGTCGCGGGCGCGAACTGGTTCCGGCCGAGAGGACCCGAATCCAGCGTCGTTGAGGACGGCCTGCTGAAACACCCCGTCACCCACGTCTCCTGGCGCGATGCGCAGGCCTACGCCGACTGGGCGGGCAAGCGCCTCCCCACGGAGGCCGAGTGGGAGTACGCCGCCCGCGGCGGCCACGACGACCGGCGGTTCCCCTGGGGCGACGAACTCGAACCCGGCGGCGAGCACCGTTGTAACGTCTGGCAGGGTGACTTCCCGGACCACAACACCGGCGAGGACGGATTCCTCGGTACCGCCCCCGTCGATGCCTTCGAGCCGAACGATTTCGGGCTCTCGAACGTCTGCGGCAACGTCTGGGAGTGGTGCGCCGACTGGTTCAGTCCGGACTACCACACCACGGACGGCTACGACCCGGACAACCCGACGGGACCGCCCGACGGCGACGAGCGCGTGATGCGCGGCGGGTCGTACCTCTGTCACGAGTCGTGGTGCAACCGCTACCGGCTGGCGGCGCGGTCGAAGAACGAACCCGACGCGTCGACGGGCAACGTCGGGTTCCGCTGTGTCGTCGACGCGGCGTGA
- a CDS encoding NUDIX domain-containing protein, translating into MLTNVLSAASQRVLEGVLSWPFPRPAARALVERDDEYLFVAVEMAGERLWILPGGGVEAGESPREAAAREVLEETGLDVTVGDPVDAFAFESSVGAHVATVFRCTAPRGDLTTDENPDVEPIVDARWVPADEVSDLSLPSELAPVVDRCC; encoded by the coding sequence ATGCTCACGAACGTCCTGTCCGCCGCGAGCCAGCGAGTGCTGGAGGGGGTCCTCTCGTGGCCCTTTCCGCGTCCGGCCGCGCGGGCGCTGGTCGAGCGCGACGACGAGTACCTCTTCGTCGCCGTCGAGATGGCGGGAGAACGGCTGTGGATCCTGCCAGGTGGCGGAGTCGAGGCGGGTGAATCGCCACGAGAGGCGGCGGCCCGGGAAGTCCTCGAAGAGACCGGCCTGGACGTGACCGTCGGCGACCCCGTCGACGCCTTCGCCTTCGAGTCCTCGGTAGGCGCCCACGTCGCGACGGTGTTCCGTTGTACCGCTCCGAGGGGCGACCTCACGACGGACGAGAATCCGGACGTCGAACCGATCGTCGACGCGCGGTGGGTGCCAGCTGACGAGGTGAGCGACCTCTCGCTGCCGTCGGAACTGGCGCCTGTCGTCGATCGATGTTGTTGA
- the lpdA gene encoding dihydrolipoyl dehydrogenase, translating to MVVGDVTTGTEVLVVGGGPGGYVAAIRAAQLGLDTTLVEKDAYGGTCLNYGCIPSKALISATDVAHRAGDAEHMGVFANPAVDVEAMMEWKDGVVTRLTRGVESLCENAGVELVDGVATFTGENEARVAHSGEGQGSETIAFEHAIVATGSRPVTVPGFEFDGERILSSKDALALESVPESLLVVGAGYIGMELSTVYQKLGCDVTVVEMLEEALPGYDQDVTDIVRGRAEDVGVDFYFGEAASGWEEREDADGIRVRTESTAQDGDGDEEVAVEEFNADKALVAVGRRAVTEDLGLDALGVETDENGFIPTDDQARTEQEHVFAVGDVAGEPMLAHLASKEGEVAAEVIAGEPSALDYQAVPAAVFTDPEIGTVGMTAAEAEEAGFDPVVGQMPLRASGRALTLDEKEGFVKVVADAESEFVLGAQIVAPEASELIGEVGLAIEMGATLEDMAATIHTHPTLTEAVHEAAMAARGEAIHTANR from the coding sequence ATGGTCGTCGGAGACGTCACTACCGGAACGGAGGTACTGGTCGTGGGCGGCGGACCGGGCGGCTACGTCGCCGCCATCCGCGCCGCCCAGCTGGGGCTGGACACGACGCTGGTCGAGAAGGACGCCTACGGGGGCACCTGCCTGAACTACGGCTGCATCCCCTCGAAGGCGCTCATCTCGGCGACGGACGTCGCCCACCGCGCCGGCGACGCCGAGCACATGGGCGTGTTCGCCAACCCCGCCGTCGACGTCGAGGCGATGATGGAGTGGAAGGACGGCGTCGTCACCCGACTCACCCGCGGCGTCGAGTCGCTCTGTGAGAACGCCGGGGTCGAACTGGTCGACGGCGTCGCGACCTTCACCGGCGAGAACGAAGCCCGCGTCGCCCACTCGGGCGAGGGCCAGGGCTCCGAGACCATCGCCTTCGAGCACGCCATCGTCGCCACGGGGAGCAGGCCCGTCACCGTCCCCGGTTTCGAGTTCGACGGCGAGCGCATTCTCTCCTCGAAGGACGCGCTGGCGCTGGAGTCGGTGCCCGAGAGCCTGCTCGTCGTCGGCGCGGGCTACATCGGGATGGAGCTGTCGACGGTGTACCAGAAGCTGGGCTGCGACGTCACCGTCGTCGAGATGCTCGAGGAAGCGCTGCCGGGCTACGACCAGGACGTGACGGACATCGTTCGCGGGCGCGCAGAGGACGTCGGCGTGGACTTCTACTTCGGCGAGGCCGCCAGCGGCTGGGAGGAACGGGAGGACGCCGACGGCATCCGGGTCAGGACGGAGAGCACAGCCCAGGACGGAGATGGGGACGAGGAGGTCGCGGTCGAGGAGTTCAACGCCGACAAGGCGCTCGTCGCCGTGGGCCGCCGGGCCGTCACCGAGGACCTCGGCCTGGACGCACTCGGCGTCGAGACGGACGAGAACGGCTTCATCCCGACCGACGACCAGGCCCGGACCGAGCAGGAGCACGTCTTCGCCGTCGGCGACGTCGCCGGCGAACCGATGCTCGCCCACCTCGCCTCCAAAGAAGGGGAGGTCGCCGCCGAGGTCATCGCCGGCGAGCCCTCTGCGCTGGACTACCAGGCCGTCCCCGCAGCGGTCTTCACCGATCCCGAGATCGGCACCGTCGGGATGACCGCCGCAGAGGCCGAGGAGGCCGGCTTCGACCCCGTCGTCGGCCAGATGCCGCTGCGGGCCAGCGGCCGGGCGCTCACCCTCGACGAGAAGGAGGGGTTCGTCAAGGTCGTCGCCGACGCGGAGAGCGAGTTCGTCCTCGGCGCACAGATCGTCGCTCCCGAGGCTTCGGAACTGATCGGCGAAGTGGGACTGGCCATCGAGATGGGGGCCACACTGGAGGATATGGCGGCGACCATCCACACCCACCCGACGCTCACCGAGGCCGTCCACGAGGCCGCGATGGCCGCCCGCGGCGAGGCGATCCACACGGCGAACCGCTGA
- a CDS encoding ABC transporter ATP-binding protein: MTEPSTAILADGLTKRYGSTTAVDDLDLAVESGVVYGFLGPNGAGKTTTMRMLTGLVEPTDGAASVGGTPCTDRRELVDEVGLLPEEPPLYDELTGREQLQFAADLRNVRWETVADRALEMCEALDLAEDLDRRIEGYSKGMAQKTAFVQAVQHDPAVVFLDEPTSGLDPRAARTLRSQILDIAASDATVFLSTHILPVVEEIADEVGVLHDGRLVAEGPPAELTAAAQGGASDADLEDAFLELTNEPDAALGR, translated from the coding sequence GTGACAGAGCCCTCCACCGCCATCCTCGCGGATGGCCTCACGAAGCGGTACGGTTCGACGACGGCCGTCGACGACCTCGACCTGGCCGTCGAGTCGGGCGTCGTCTACGGCTTCCTCGGGCCGAACGGCGCCGGGAAGACGACGACGATGCGCATGCTCACCGGCCTCGTCGAACCGACCGACGGCGCGGCCAGCGTCGGCGGCACGCCCTGTACTGACCGACGCGAACTCGTCGACGAGGTCGGCCTGCTCCCGGAAGAGCCACCGCTGTACGACGAGCTGACCGGGCGCGAACAGTTGCAGTTCGCCGCCGACCTCCGGAACGTCCGCTGGGAGACCGTCGCCGACCGAGCGCTGGAGATGTGCGAGGCGCTGGACCTTGCCGAAGACCTGGACCGCCGGATAGAGGGGTACTCGAAGGGAATGGCCCAGAAGACGGCGTTCGTCCAGGCCGTCCAGCACGACCCCGCCGTCGTCTTCCTCGACGAACCGACCTCCGGGCTGGACCCGCGGGCGGCCCGAACGCTGCGCTCGCAGATACTGGACATCGCCGCGAGCGACGCGACGGTGTTCCTCTCGACCCACATCCTCCCCGTCGTCGAGGAGATCGCCGACGAGGTGGGCGTGCTCCACGACGGCCGCCTCGTCGCCGAGGGCCCGCCCGCGGAACTCACCGCCGCCGCTCAGGGCGGTGCCAGCGACGCCGACCTGGAGGACGCCTTCCTCGAACTGACGAACGAACCGGACGCTGCGCTGGGTCGATGA
- a CDS encoding GNAT family N-acetyltransferase produces the protein MATARTIRPDELDELLTLYRMLNPDDPPLEPGDGLDRQWREMLADETLDVVVVEHDDRLVSTCVLSITRNLTRGARPFGLVENVVTREGYRGRGFGKRCLAKARELAEARDCYKVMLLTGTEEAWKHEFYERCGFDGDEKSGFVLDLRE, from the coding sequence ATGGCCACCGCGAGGACGATCCGACCGGACGAACTTGACGAACTGCTGACGCTCTACCGGATGCTCAACCCGGACGATCCACCGCTGGAACCAGGCGACGGGCTGGACCGCCAGTGGCGTGAGATGCTGGCCGACGAGACGCTCGACGTCGTCGTCGTCGAACACGACGACAGGCTCGTCTCGACGTGCGTGCTGTCGATCACGCGGAACCTGACCAGGGGCGCCAGACCGTTCGGGCTGGTCGAGAACGTGGTGACCCGGGAGGGGTATCGGGGGCGCGGGTTCGGGAAACGCTGCCTGGCGAAAGCCAGGGAGCTGGCGGAAGCGCGGGACTGCTACAAAGTCATGCTGCTGACGGGCACAGAGGAGGCGTGGAAACACGAGTTCTACGAACGCTGTGGATTCGACGGCGACGAGAAGTCCGGGTTCGTGCTCGACCTGCGGGAGTAG
- a CDS encoding beta-mannosidase, with protein MRSKSLNGAWAFRRVGDDRWLDGAVPGGVYTDLREAGEIPDPFYGDNELDVQWVGESDWEYRRTVDVGAALLDHERVLLRFDGLDTVATVFVNGEEVGRSANMHVGHRFDVADALVPGENEVVVRFRSPVEYGVERAAEYPYEVPCTRYPVDQPGRPFVRKAQCHFGWDWGPCLPTMGIYRDVSLEAYSSPRIQYVKTEQDHGGDGDSVDLTVRVGIDAPRAGEYELAATLPGADAAAGVTAPVSLAAGEQELELTVPVADCDLWWPNGLGDQPLYDLEVEIADEDSGVSHAHTDRVGFREVELVVEPDAAGNSFYFEVNGQPVYAKGANTVPVSPFYGDVTEERYEHLVRSAADANMNMLRVWGGGYYEDEAFYDLCDEYGLLVWQDFMFSCSLHPADEEFLASVEAEVRHQVRRLATHPSLALWCGNNENEVALHEWFADHEHHDDHVADYRALYEETIAPACREEDPSRTYWPGSPSSGPGTDDPDVFGAGDVHYWDVWHAGEPFEEYLATEPRFVSEFGYQSFPSTDSLRTVIEEADFNPTSPMMEHHQRNPGGNTTILTRMAETFRMPFDFEDFVYLSQVQQGLAMQTAIEHWRRRKPETMGTLYWQLNVLWPVASWASIEYDGKWKAQQYMARRQYAPVLVSFDPGFEGASGAENAQAEDPDATAWGDVQSQTLWITSDVPERLDGRVDLAVVHLTDGRLVHEETVELDLDPNASEELATVDRADLPDDVDVSEVMVRAEYLGDEESYPATAVFAEYKALDLPEPELSVDVDGADVTVASDRAALFVELDVGTLSGAFSDDFFHLAPGEERTVTFDAYDGKREAVVEAEIEDRLEIRHLRATY; from the coding sequence GTGCGTAGTAAATCACTGAACGGCGCCTGGGCGTTCCGCCGGGTCGGCGACGACCGGTGGCTCGACGGCGCGGTCCCCGGCGGCGTCTACACCGACCTGCGCGAGGCGGGCGAGATCCCCGACCCGTTCTACGGGGACAACGAACTCGACGTCCAGTGGGTCGGCGAGTCCGACTGGGAGTACCGCCGGACGGTCGACGTCGGGGCGGCCCTCCTCGACCACGAACGCGTCCTGCTCCGATTCGACGGCCTGGACACGGTGGCGACGGTCTTCGTCAACGGCGAGGAGGTAGGACGGTCGGCCAACATGCACGTCGGCCACCGGTTCGACGTCGCCGACGCCCTCGTTCCCGGCGAGAACGAGGTCGTCGTCCGCTTTCGCTCGCCCGTCGAGTACGGCGTCGAGCGGGCCGCGGAGTACCCCTACGAGGTCCCCTGCACGCGATACCCCGTCGACCAGCCGGGGCGCCCGTTCGTCCGAAAGGCCCAGTGCCACTTCGGCTGGGACTGGGGCCCCTGCCTGCCGACGATGGGCATCTACCGCGACGTCTCGCTCGAGGCGTACTCCAGCCCGCGGATCCAGTACGTCAAGACCGAACAGGACCACGGCGGCGATGGCGATAGCGTCGACCTGACCGTCCGCGTGGGAATCGACGCGCCCCGCGCCGGCGAGTACGAGCTCGCTGCGACGCTCCCGGGCGCCGACGCCGCGGCCGGGGTGACCGCACCAGTCTCCCTGGCAGCCGGCGAACAGGAACTCGAACTCACCGTCCCCGTCGCCGACTGCGACCTGTGGTGGCCCAACGGCCTCGGCGACCAGCCGCTGTACGACCTCGAAGTCGAGATCGCCGACGAGGACAGCGGAGTCAGCCACGCCCACACCGACCGGGTCGGCTTCCGCGAAGTCGAACTCGTCGTCGAACCCGACGCGGCGGGGAACTCCTTCTATTTCGAGGTCAACGGCCAGCCCGTCTACGCGAAGGGGGCTAACACCGTCCCGGTGTCGCCGTTCTACGGCGACGTCACAGAGGAGCGCTACGAGCACCTGGTCCGCAGCGCCGCCGACGCGAACATGAACATGTTGCGCGTGTGGGGCGGCGGCTACTACGAGGACGAGGCGTTCTACGACCTCTGTGACGAGTACGGCCTCCTCGTCTGGCAGGACTTCATGTTCTCGTGTTCGCTCCACCCCGCCGACGAGGAGTTCCTGGCATCCGTGGAAGCGGAGGTGCGCCACCAGGTCCGCCGGCTGGCCACCCACCCCTCGCTCGCGCTGTGGTGCGGGAACAACGAGAACGAGGTGGCGCTGCACGAGTGGTTCGCCGACCACGAGCACCACGACGACCACGTCGCCGACTACCGGGCACTGTACGAGGAGACGATCGCTCCCGCCTGCCGCGAGGAGGACCCCTCACGGACGTACTGGCCCGGGTCGCCCTCCAGCGGCCCGGGAACCGACGACCCGGACGTCTTCGGGGCCGGTGACGTCCACTACTGGGACGTCTGGCACGCCGGCGAACCCTTCGAGGAGTACCTCGCCACAGAGCCCCGGTTCGTCTCGGAGTTCGGCTACCAGTCGTTCCCGTCGACGGACTCGCTCCGGACCGTCATCGAGGAGGCAGATTTCAATCCGACCTCCCCGATGATGGAACACCACCAGCGCAATCCCGGCGGAAACACCACGATCCTCACCCGGATGGCCGAGACGTTTCGCATGCCCTTCGACTTCGAGGACTTCGTCTACCTCTCGCAGGTCCAGCAGGGACTGGCGATGCAGACTGCCATCGAGCACTGGCGCCGGCGCAAGCCCGAGACCATGGGGACGCTGTACTGGCAACTCAACGTCCTCTGGCCCGTCGCCTCGTGGGCGTCCATCGAGTACGACGGCAAGTGGAAGGCCCAGCAGTACATGGCCCGCCGGCAGTACGCGCCCGTGCTGGTCTCTTTCGACCCGGGATTCGAGGGCGCCAGCGGTGCGGAGAACGCCCAGGCCGAGGACCCCGACGCGACGGCGTGGGGCGACGTCCAGTCCCAGACGCTGTGGATCACCAGCGACGTCCCCGAACGGCTGGACGGGCGGGTCGACCTGGCAGTCGTCCACCTCACGGACGGCCGACTCGTCCACGAGGAGACGGTCGAACTCGACCTCGATCCGAACGCCAGCGAGGAACTGGCGACCGTCGACCGCGCCGACCTCCCCGACGACGTCGACGTCAGCGAGGTCATGGTGCGCGCGGAGTACCTGGGCGACGAGGAGTCCTACCCCGCCACCGCCGTCTTCGCCGAGTACAAGGCCCTCGACCTGCCCGAGCCCGAGCTATCGGTCGACGTCGACGGCGCGGACGTCACCGTCGCCAGCGACCGGGCCGCACTGTTCGTCGAACTCGACGTCGGCACGCTGTCGGGCGCCTTCTCGGACGACTTCTTCCACCTCGCACCGGGCGAGGAGCGGACGGTGACGTTCGACGCCTACGACGGAAAGCGCGAGGCCGTCGTCGAGGCCGAAATCGAGGACAGACTGGAGATACGGCACCTCCGCGCGACGTACTGA
- a CDS encoding PQQ-like beta-propeller repeat protein produces the protein MSPDWSRRAFVATLPAAVAGCVTTPGTSPSDRRSESDGDAGSRTRTTTETPEDGVERLSADHPALAWAVKLPRPVEFRPAPGPGGASVYVGTGQTYVPDEGTEGPGGDLFALDAASGAVQWRARSDLPVFDRPLVHDGRVHVVTGGSYGETGRSHRVTAYDPDGSRRWQTDPVDNFLGFVAGHDGTVFAGTRDDNYEASGETLFALGDDGDVRWEQSTGDSRYPGTVVDGRLLHSAAGIELQAFDLETGETGWQVEGEPFADPVTPVAASGELCFTQPPVNSDEQDAVVARSTSDGAERWRYAGPSNGGDSFHPTRVVTSGEGDAPAVVGREYDGTTFALDSEGNELWTVTTDGDTYGNPVVRDLIYLSDGDGTITALDPADGTRQWQVSFADAAGITPTATGLLAHVDDENGRVVSLGRNGDERWRYEFSTATRRTAIATTDGRAYVGGADGTVAAFATVG, from the coding sequence ATGTCCCCTGACTGGTCCCGACGCGCGTTCGTCGCGACGCTGCCGGCCGCGGTCGCCGGCTGCGTCACGACGCCCGGTACGTCACCGAGCGATCGACGGTCGGAATCGGACGGCGACGCCGGTTCACGGACGCGAACGACGACCGAGACGCCCGAGGACGGGGTCGAGCGACTCTCCGCGGACCACCCGGCGCTCGCGTGGGCGGTCAAGCTCCCGCGTCCGGTCGAGTTCCGGCCGGCCCCCGGCCCCGGCGGCGCCAGCGTGTACGTCGGAACCGGTCAGACCTACGTCCCCGACGAGGGCACGGAGGGGCCGGGCGGCGACCTGTTCGCCCTCGATGCCGCCAGCGGCGCGGTGCAGTGGCGCGCCCGCTCGGACCTGCCGGTGTTCGACCGGCCGCTCGTCCACGACGGCCGCGTCCACGTCGTCACCGGCGGCTCCTACGGTGAGACCGGACGGAGCCACCGCGTGACTGCCTACGACCCGGACGGGTCGCGGCGCTGGCAGACTGACCCAGTAGACAACTTCCTCGGCTTCGTCGCCGGCCACGACGGCACCGTCTTCGCCGGGACCCGGGACGACAACTACGAGGCGTCCGGCGAAACCCTGTTCGCGCTCGGGGACGACGGTGACGTCCGGTGGGAACAGTCGACCGGCGACTCGCGCTACCCTGGGACTGTCGTCGACGGCCGGTTGCTCCACAGCGCGGCTGGTATCGAACTCCAGGCGTTCGACCTCGAAACCGGGGAGACGGGGTGGCAAGTCGAGGGCGAACCGTTCGCCGACCCCGTCACGCCGGTCGCGGCGTCCGGAGAGCTGTGTTTCACTCAGCCGCCGGTCAATTCCGACGAACAGGACGCCGTCGTCGCTCGTTCGACCAGTGACGGCGCCGAGCGATGGCGTTACGCGGGTCCCTCCAACGGCGGGGACTCGTTCCATCCGACGAGGGTCGTCACCAGTGGTGAGGGCGACGCACCTGCCGTTGTCGGCCGGGAGTACGACGGTACGACGTTCGCGCTCGACAGCGAGGGGAACGAACTGTGGACCGTCACCACCGACGGCGACACGTACGGGAACCCGGTCGTCCGGGACCTGATCTACCTCAGCGACGGCGACGGGACCATCACCGCGCTGGACCCGGCGGACGGAACCCGTCAGTGGCAGGTTTCCTTCGCCGACGCAGCGGGGATCACGCCGACGGCGACCGGACTGCTCGCGCACGTGGACGACGAGAACGGGCGCGTCGTCTCCCTTGGCCGGAACGGGGATGAACGGTGGCGCTACGAGTTCTCGACCGCGACGCGACGGACGGCGATCGCCACTACCGACGGACGTGCGTACGTCGGCGGCGCCGACGGAACGGTCGCGGCGTTCGCGACCGTCGGGTAG